ACAACACAGCAGTGGTGGAGGGTAATACGTTTAGAACACCCCCCATGGCAATTAATCGCAGTGTGAAACAAGGAGACCCTTTATCTCCTATGTTATTTAATATTGTGATGGACCCTCTGATTAGTACACTTGAGGAGCTGGGAACGGGAGTATCAATGGAGTGGCAGGGTGAGACTGTCCATTGTACCGCATTAGCCTTCGCGGACAATATTGCTCTGGTGAGCAACTCTCACAGGGGTATGGCGAATAACCTGAAAATTGTACAACGGTTTTGTGATAACACTGGCCTTAAAATAAATATCCGAAAAACGAAAGGCTTCCATTTCCAGTATAAGAATAAAACATTCTTATATAATCGTATGAAGGAATGGACTCTAGGAACCGAATCTGTGCAATATGTCAACCCCGGAGAGTGTGAGAAATATCTTGGAGCCATGATTGATCCATGGATAGGTGTGCAGTTGAAATACTGGGAAGGGATCTTGGAAGAATGGACAGTAAACCTACAGAAAGCAGCCCTCCAACCATTACAGAAACTGGAGATTTTTCGTATATATTTTATACCTCGGCTATACTATCATTTGGTCCTGGCAGAAGCATTGCAGAATGTTTTAAGCAAGTTAGATTCTTTTATACGTGGTTTTATGAAGGATATTTTACATCTACCATCATACATTGCTAATGGGATAATTTATGCCCGCAACAGAGATGGGGGCTTAGGGATTCAAAGATTGGAGATACAAGTCACCAttgcaattttaaagaaaagattgGCATTGGAGATGACAGACGATATAGTTATTCCGGCGTCATTTCAGTTTTGTCATGAAAGAAACATCGATGACATCAGAGAATTGATGAAACTGAAGATGATGCAGGAATTGTGGCCGGTCAGGTGGGAAGAGTTAGAATTGGAAAATAAGAATGGATGGacagagaaaagtctgagctcgaACTACCGAGACTAGAGGAAGGTTGAATTATGCAGATGGGAGTCATTACAGTGCCAAGGATTGGGAGTACAGTATTTTAAGAACGATGAAATCTCTAATGCGTGGATAAAAATGGCCCCGAATATGAAGACATCAAAGATGATAAATATTCTACTGTAGTGTGCTAATAtttaccccacacacacaacattaACTCACGGGCAACCTCTCTGCAATAAAACTTGCCGGAGATGTGATACTTCAGTAGAAACACTCCCACATATATCGGGATGGTGTCCGGCAGTTAAGAATATGCGAATAAAATGGCATAATAAAATAGCAGAGAGATTATAGAAGTTCATGAGTAGATATGGATAGAGAACTTCTGTGGAACCCCGAATAAAGGATACAGATGGTAAAGTATGGAAACCAGACCTAATCTTCCAGAAGGATAGTAAGGTGGTGGTTGTGGATGTAACAGTATGATTTGAAAACAACGAAGAAGCCCTAGAAAAAGCATGGGAAGAGAAAATTTCAAAGTATAGGCACCTGGCGAGTAATATTAAGGAAATGCTAAAAAGGCGAGACACCAGTATTTTATGGTTTTATAATGGGCGCACGTGGCAAATGGACCTCATGGAATACCAATCTCATGGAATGCCTCGGCATTAAGAATTTCCAGTCGTTTGCCCAAGTGGTATCCAGATTAACCATCTCATTGACTCTGGAACTTTTACAGGTTTTTAATGACGTGTGAAAGATCACTTGGACTCCGATAAACTCTGATAAGCAAGCTTGCATTTTAAATTCTTTTGTCTTAGGTGTTTATTCATTTTATTGTGTGTTTTTAAGTTTTATTAGTATTATTGAATTTTAGACTAATTTTAGTGTGGTTTTATAGAGAAATTGTGATTTTAATAAAGTATAGGGTTTTAGTCATAGGTAATGTTGGTGGGTTAAGGGTGTTATTAATACACTTTTTCTTCAAACACATCAGATGTTGGAAATAAGGTAAATTTGCTAACCTCTGATGTGTCTCCCCGCTCAAGATTCCCGGCCTGGTATTCTGCCACATGATAGGAAAAGTCGTTCCCTGCATAAGAACTATAGAGGAGAGCTAGATAGTGGACCTAATAAGACATGTCGACGGGTGACGTAAAAACTCGGAAAAGATACTGATGGATAAGTGgaattaataattaattaataGCCAAATGCTacggagggaacttgtgcatgcaATCAGAGGAGCTAGGGAAGGTCCTTACTCAATAtcttgcttcagtattcaccagtgagagggaccttgatatttatgaggacagcatgaaacggATAGGTATGCTCAAACAGGttaatgttaggaaggaggatgtgctagaaattttgaataacatgaggatagataagtcccctgggccagacgggatagaCCCAAGGTTTCAACGTGAAGCAAGGGAAGACATTGCTGCCCCTTTGACAATGATcattgcatcctcactgtccactggagtagtaccagaagattggagggtggcaaatgtcattcccttgttcaagaaaggaaatagggatagtcccggaaattacagaccggttagtcttacttctgtggtgggaaaataATTGGAGAGGATTGAGAGAAagtgtttatgattatttggaaaagcacagtttgattagaaatagtcagcatggctttatgaggggcgggtcatgcctcacaagccttatggaattctttgaggatatgacaaaAGACATTGTTGAAgctagagcagtggatgtggcgtatatggattttagcaaggtatttgataaggttccacatggtaggctcattcagaaagtaaggaggcatgggattcagggaaatttggctgactggatacaaaactggctgtccaatagaagacagagggtggtaatggatggaaagtattcagcctgaagcttggTGCCctgtggtgttccgcagggatctgttatgggacctctgctctttgtgatctttataaatgacttggatcagGAAattgaagggtgggttagtaagtttgccaatgacccaaaggttggtggagttgtggacagtatggagggctgttgtaggttgcaacgggacattgacaggatgcagagctgggcaaaggagtggcagatggaatgaacccagaaaagtgtgaagtgattcattttggaaggtcaaatttgaatgcagattaTAGGGCTAAGacaggattcttagcagtgtggaggaacagagggatcttggggtacatATCCATAAATCCCTCAAAGCTGCTACCCAAGTTCATAGGGTTGTAGAGAagatgtatggtgtgttggctttcactggcagggggattgagtttaagagccctgaggttatgctgcagctgtataaaactctggttagaccacttttagaatatagtgttcagttctggtcacctcattataggaaagatgtggaagctttagagaaggtgcagaggacatttaccgggatgctgcctggactggagggcaggtcttgtgaggaagggctgagggagcaAGGGCATTTtgcattggagtgaagaaggatgagaggtgacttgatagaggtgtacaagatgatgagaagcatagagtggacagtcagagactttttcccaaggtggaaatgactattacaaggggtctaaattttaaggtgactggaggaagggacaggagatgtcagaggtagattctttacacagagtggtgggcgtgtggaatgtgctgacagcaggggtagtggagtcagatactttagagacttttaagcgactcttggataggcacatgaaggatagtaaaatgtagggtatgtagggtagattgatcttagtatgataataggtcagcacaacatcatgggctgaaggacctgtactgtgctgtactgttctatgttctatgtgtcctAGCACAAGCAAGTATTTTCCTATTGGGGTCAGGGACCACCAGAAAGCCCCAACCACATACCACTGTGAGGACGTGCTCCTCTTCCACAACAAGAACCTGCCATCTGTATTTTCAGAAAGCACCTTGAACTCCTTTGCCCATCTTTATCGGTAGAGCCCAACCCTGATAATGGTGCTGCCAATCTTTCAGCATTGTAATGGCCTCGAATGGCTGTCTCGTCTTGGAATCTGTCTATCATCTGAAACAGGGCTGCCAACTGGTTGTTTCCCTTCTCCAGAACTCTCCACCTCTACCACCAGGTCCCACCATCGGCCTTGATAGATTGTTGACCCAGGTCTTAGGCCACTGATATGCATGGGCCTGCAAACAAAAAAGTCAGTGCAATATAAAGGTAGACATTTCTAGATAATACTCTTCAGCGTGGTTTCATCTTCATGATACATCTAAAAGATGTCGGTGAAGGAAAAGACTTTACAATGAGATAGGGAATTACGCATAAGATAGAACTCCAACAGCCATGTAGCCAGAATAATAAACTCTCAACTTCCAATTCCTAACTTTTTCTGTAACTTCTTACTTACAGTACGTGATGTAGTAGATGACAGATATCGATGCAAATAATAAGTAGACCAGCACAGCAAGTAAACTCCTCGTAATGAACATTTTGTAAGGATATTGGCAAAGTGAAGCTGCAGCATACAATCGAGAGACAGACAAGATTACTTAAATATGTTTTCATCCTGAACTTCATACAATTAGAAATATTGATAGAATCAGTGTCGTGTACAGATCATAGCAACATTCATGTTAAAAAGAGACTGAATTCAGAGAAAGATGTAGCAAACAGGATCATAAATATTAAACATGGATCATCAACATGCAATGACGAACAGTGTATAGTTTGTAAAAATGCTAATATTAAGTATCCAAGAATGGCAAAGCAGTAATTGTGCATTATAATCCTGATAGGAACGCTTTCCACACAACCATCCCTGATATTTCAGGAAGCAAAGAATCTTTCTGGTGTTCATGTGGGGAACTTACAGGTTTCCCTCCAGTCCACATGGAAATAAATAGTAAGGAGACCAGGGTAACACGTCCTTTTATTGAATTATAATCTCTCATTTACTCACCAATTTTTTTTGATTGATGAAGTAATACAGTTGAAATTGCCACAGAGAGAATTCCACACAGAAATAGGATCAAACGATGAACTGTCACGGAAGAAAGTAATTCAAATCAGCCTGCTTTATTTGGGAGAGACTAATTATAATACATACCTGATCTTTAAATATGCCTGACTTGACTGTCTACATATAAAGCAGTCTATGGTTGAAATCTCTCTGGCCTCCAGTCTTTTAGACATCTTACAGGGGAGGTTCCATTTCCTACTGACTCAAGGAAGAAGAACTGCCTCTGAAATCAAGTCCGAGGGGCTTCAAGTGGCACACACAATCAGCAAGAGTACGAAACTGCACAAGTTCCAACAACCTTTCCGGGAAGGAAAGCTGAGTGTCACAACACATTTCACAACATTCCTATGTGTGGCTTATTCCTGAGCTTGATCCTCAGGCTTTGCAGTTGCATCCATCCCTTTGGGTGGAGGGACTTCTTTGCTCCTTATCTCACCAATGATCACCACCACTCATCATCTTAATGCACTATCACACCATCTGTCAAAGGCCCTCCCAAACCATTCTACTTCTCACACTCACAGGTCTCTTCTTTCTCTCCTGAGAGGAGAAGAGAATATTGGGTACTAGGGAAAGGCAGAGGACTGAAGATGATCTTCCTGTCCGTCCCATTTCAATAACTGCAGAAGAGGCAACTCTGACACGTTGGCAACTTCGGTTCCTTTAACCTTCTGCCTGTTTACAAACtgacacaccttctcccacacacctCTCCTCTAATTCAGTACGAACAGGGATGACTGGAAGATGCTTCTCAACTGCACTGGGTCAGAGAACAATACATATCTGTTTACATGCAGCTTAAAGGATCATAAATATTAAACGTATACTGTCGCCACcatgggaacaccaacccctgcaagttcttctccagccactcaccatcctgatttcaaaatatattgccattccttcaatgttttttggtcaaaatcttggaattccctccctaagagcattggggccatggggtgggggtggggggtgcgggtgGTGGGATCATTCGACAGCAACATAGACTGCAacggttccagaaggcagcttatcaccaccttctcaaggggcaactagggatggacagtaaacaCTGGTCCAGCTAGCAATATCCAATTCCCatgtgaaaattaaaaaaaaactcagtcagaAGTACAAGTCTTTCAACTTACTGTTCGTGGTTAAGAACGATGGAGCGCGATTTGTATTCAGATCAAGAAAGAGGACGGACACATAGATGATCACTGTTATGCATATTAAACATCCAAACCCTGCAATACCTCTGCACCATGTGGAGAAGCCTGTGAAAGTGATTGTATAGAGGTCTCGGTGAAAGAAGAGTGTGGTCACACAATTCCAGTTCTGCACCCTCATAAACATCTAACTACGTCAGGAAAATTGCATGATGAGAACCACAGGAGTGCTTCTTACTGAGTTACATCTTCACATTATGTACATCTTCAAATTAAACATTCATCACATTATCAAAGAAAAGTAGACCGAAGAATGGATATGGAGGGAGGGAAAAGTGTGGGCCAGGGGAGGTGAATGCGGGAGGGAGAGAAGTGGAGGATAATGAGTTGGACGAGAAAGGTGAGTGGGAGGACGGTACAACagatgggaggaggaggagggtggtaagCGAGAAGAGGAAGTTGGATTGAGAGAAGGCGGTGAGGATAAATGAATTGGAGGAATTGGGAAGGGCCGAGGACCAGAGGGCAGTGATTGAAGGTGATTGGCAAACAAATCAGAGATGACCTGAGGGAGAAGATTTTCACAGTGGGTGGTTCAACATATTCCAAGTTTCTACAATTGTTATAAAAACAAGCTGAATCAGACATTTCAACTGGATCATTCTCTGCAGAGAGATCATTTGCCGGACAGGGAGTGGAATGAGTTGCGGAGTTGTGCTGTAATCATTTGCAGTTGTAAGTCAACCaggaatctgagataataggaactgcagatgctggagaatccgcgataacaaagtgtggagctggatgaatacagcaggtcaagcagctttttaggagcagaaaagctgacgtttcgagcctagaccctttatcagaaaagggggatggggagaggtttctgaaataaacagggagagagggggaggcagattgaagatggattgaggagaagttaggtggagaggagagtatgggtggggaggtagggaggggataggtcagcccggggatgacggacaggtcaagggaacgggatgaggttagtaggaaggaaatgaggatgcggcttgaggtgggaggaggggataggtgagaggaagaacagattagggaggcggggacgagctgggctggttttgggatgcagtggtgggaggggagatttcgaagcttgtgaaatccacattgataccattggactgtagggttcccaagcggaatatgtgttgctgttcctgaaacattctggtggcatcgttgtggcactgcaggaggcccaggatggacatgtcatctaaggaatgggaggaggagttgaaatggttcgtgactgggaggtgcagttgtttattgcaattcaagcgtaggtgttctgcaaagcggtccccaagcctccgcttggtttcgccaatgtagaggtagccacaccaggtacagcaggTGCAGTATATCACCTtggcggatatgcaggtgaacatctgcttgatgtggaaagtcatcttggtgcctgggatgggggtgagggaggaggtgtgggagcaagcgtagcacttcctgcagttgcaggggaaggtgccgggtgtggtggggttggaggggagtgtggagcagacaagggagtcccggagagagtggtccctctggaaagcagacaggggtggggtgggaaaaatgtctttggtggtggggtcggattgcagatggcggaagtgtcggaggatgatgcgttgcacaAAATCAGCAGCAGATGGCAATGTACATGTGCATCAGAGCAGAGGTGGAAAAGAATTTTAGGATTAACAAGAAACAGAATTCAAAACATATCAACCTAGATGTAATAGACAATGACCAACATGGACTAAGCTCCATATGTTTCTCTTGTGCTAGCAATACGAGGTGAAGATCCTGTGCTGTATCTATCTCTGAAAGACACGGTACCTTTCACCCCTGAGCTCCCAGTTTGAAACATACCTTCGTGGTCTACCTGTGAAGCTTGAATGAGGTATCATCAATGCTGTAAATTGATAATGTTTAATTTGATGGCAGGAGCCATGGGCTGGTATCTGATCGTTGCAAGTATGTGTTTAGGCATTAGCCAAACAGATCACTTACCTGACTCAAATACAGCTAGAACACTTGCAATCAACAGGCAGTTGATGGACACAACTTGAAATGCCACAAAAATGGCTGTAAGTTCCCTCTGCTGGTTTGGACCTATGAATGCAAACCTCAAGTGAGCAAAATGAACATCAACAACTAGTGGTTTGATGTAGAGATTATTGAATGCTTTTAATACTTTCAATAAGTACCTGAGAGTTTCTTCATGGCAATGATTATGATTGCTTCTCCAATACAGGAGGTCAAACTGCTAGCCAGAGCCACAACAGAGATGAATAAAACAGCAACTAGAATGAAGAGAGTCTCTGAAATGTGAAAATAACACAAAAAATTATTCCACTTGACATGCACTCAAAATCTTCCTGAAGACTACAGTTTCTTTCTTTATTAGCGATCACTCAGACAACATTTGTACAATTTACAAACTTCTCAATCAAACCTCCTgtactcaagataacaaagtgtggggctagatgaacacagcaggctaagcagcttcttaggagcataaaagctgacgtttcgggcctaggcatttgtgctcctaagtctgctgtgttcatccagccccacactttgttatcttggattctccagcatctgcagttcccattatctctgatcacaaattttAACCTCCTGTACTCAAGTCCATATTTTGTTATATTTCATAGACAATAAGGAACACAGCACCGAGTCCTGCAGAACCTCACTGGAAAAGGCTTTCCAGTGACAAAATATGCATTGATCATTACCCATTGCGTCCATTCTCTGAAGGATCCAACTTGCCTCTTTACCTTAGATGCTTTGGCTTTTCCTTCTGTGACCTGATCTGCCTCTGTGATCTTTTCAAAAGCTCTGCTAAAATTAAGTAGCCTAACAAATTACTACCCTCGCCAGCTCTCCTTAATACGTCCTCAAAAATGGAATCATGTTAGTTCCTCAGAAATTTTTCCAATAAATTTTCCACTATCTAATCTCAGTTGCTGGTCTATAATTAATGGGTGTATGTTTTTCTATCTTCTTAAACAATGGTACGACATTTAATTATGTTTCTAGACCTTTGGCAACATATCTAAAACAACAGGAGATTGGAAGACTTGATTAGAGCCCCATCCATCACCACAGCTTAACCCCTTCGACACTGACACAAATCGGCAGCAATGTGCACCATTTACTGCTTCAACTTAGCAAGGCTGCtccaacaacaccttccatcttgcatctagaaggacagggttgaataatgatggtaacaccactccctgcaagttcctctccaagtaaCTCACTGACCTTATGTAGAAATCATTCTACAGTCCACCACTGCCACTTTACAAattctgcaattccctccctaacagtactgtgggtcTACCTCTGCCCCaaggactgctgtggttcaagaaggcagttcgtCACTACATTCTCAAGAGCAgttagggtgggcaataaatgctgcctagccagcgatgcccacagtACCTAGTACAAAGGGAGGTATTACGGTTTTTGGagatcatctcagccccaggacatctttGTGGGAATTCCTCAGAATAGCATTCCAGGTCCAACCGTCTTCAATGACCTCCCCAGCATTACAAAAAAGAAGCAATCTGCCAAAGACTGCCGAGTAGAAAAATGTTCCATTCAGACAGACTGCCTCGTACTTCCTATTTATCCAAATTCTCATTTGTACTATGAATTGCCATAGAAAAAACACAGGCTAACCCAAAGCTACTACAATTAGCTTTCTATTTACTCATTGTTTCCTCACTGTTCACTCCTATTGTTACACCAGGGCATGAGGGGTTGGGGTGTTATAAAAAGGCATATTTTTATCAACCTATTCAGTCGTGTTATCACAAGGATCCATGGTAGGTGGGCCTGGCCCAGCAGGAATTACCACAGTGTCCCATCACTCCCTCCAACATAATCACATCAACTAACTCTTTTCAGAATACTTCTCAGTTCACCATAGGCTTAAGGAACATTGGACAAGAAGAAAATGCAGACTTTTCCGAAAGCAAATGCATAATCACAATGGCAAGATAGAGACAGCACAAGAGAGACGGAATACACGTAAGGCTGTGAAGAACAGGTAAAACATCTATGTTAGTGATTAAGCAAAACGTTGATAAAAAGACATTTCCTGCCCAAAAAGACAGAATAGCGAGGACTAATGGAGATTTAAGAAACAAACAGTCACTGatatggtaacaaagtgtggagctggatgaacacagcaggccaagcagcatctcaggagcacaaaagctgacgtttcgggcctagacccttcatcagagagggggggatggggagagggttctgaaataaatagggagagagggggaggcagacgaagatggagagaaaagaggataggtggagaggagagtataggtggggaggtagggaggggataggtcagtccagggaagacggacaggtcaaggaggtgggatgaggttagtaggtaggaaatggaggtgcggcttgacgtgggaggaagggatgggcgagaggaagaacaggttagggaggcagagacaggctgggctggttttgggatgcagtggggggaggggacgaactgggctgtttttgggacgaagtgggggaaggggagattttgaagctggtgaagtccacattgataccattgggctgcagagttcccaagcggaatatgagttgctgttcctgcaaccttcgggtggcatcattgtggcactgcaggaagcccatgatggacatgtcatctaaggaatgggaggggggagttgaaatggttcgcgactgggaggtgcagttgtttactgcgaaccgagcggaggtgttctgcaaagcggtcaccaagcctccgcttggtttccccaatgtagaggacgccacaccgggtacagtggatacagtataccacattggcagatgtgcaagtgaacatctgctgaatatggaaagtcatcttggggcctgggatgggggtgagggaggaggtgtggggcaagtgtagcacttcctgtggttgcaggggaaggtgtcgggtgtggtggggttggaggggaatgtggagcggacaagggagtcccggagagagtggtccctccggaaggcaggcaagggtggggatggaaaaatgtcttgggtggtggggtcggattgtagatggcggaagtgtcggaggatgacgcgttgtatccggaggttggtggggtggtgtgtgagaacgagggggatcctctttgggcggttgtgtgagggatgtgccgCAACACATAATGTGGCCGCCAGAACTGCACTGAACATTCCATgtgtggccaaaccaatgttttataaaattgAAACTTCTTTGCTGCTATATGTTACTCCCTAACTAATCAAGGCAagcatttccaatttttttttcatcatcCTGTTTACCTGTGcagacaccttcagggatctgagGAGTGTACACCAATActcagtactccctagggacCGGTCATTCATTGTGTATATTCTTCCTTGATGAGACATCCCAAaaacaccttgcacttatcaggattaaattctaccAACCCTCATTCTGCCCAATTTACAAGCTTATCAACATTATACAGTACCCTGAAACCATCGACCTCACCATCAACAGCACCCATAATCTtcaagtcatctgcaaacttaccgaTTCAACCTTGTACGTTCACATCCTAGCAGTCACAGTGGCTTCCAGCAGTACGTtgctagtcacaggcttccaattacaaaaacaatcctccaccatcacccttgcCAACATACCTTGGATCCCATTGGTACATTTTAGACAAGTTTTCCATGCGGGACCTTGTTCAAAAGCCTTAGAAGTCAGTATAAGCCACACCAATTGCACTACTGTCATCAGTGTATTTAGTTACTTTTTCAAATCACTCAATTAAATCAGACAGGGTCTCCttctaacaaatccatgctggctatccctgatcaatccctgcctttccaagggTTTATTCTGCTCTTTAGAATTTTTGCCAATAATTCCCAATAACTGACATCAGATTAACcagtctgtaattacctggcctatccctgctgcccttcttgaacggAGGAACCATGTTAGCTATCCCCTAGTCCTCCGGCAATTTGCCTGTGGCCAGTGAAGTATTAAATATGTCTGAtagggccccagcaatctcttcaCTTGCCTCCCATTGCAGCCTGGAatacatctcatcaggccctggggatatATGTACCTGCGTGCTCACTAAACTATCTAATACTTGTTAATACTTCTGACTGTTGGGAGGCCAGTAGTATAATCCCAGCAAAGTGATCAcccttttattatttttatgttcTGCCCAGGGAGGCCTCAGCTGAAGATCCTTCTAGGATGTCCTCTTCCCAATAGTTAGAcagagatagaggagcagatatctGTGCAAATCACAGAAAAGTGTGAGCAAAGCAGAATTATTCCTCAACTTTGCTAGCATTGACTAGGGTTGCCTTAGTGTGGCATGGACTTTTTAAAGTGCATCTAAGAGAGTTTTTTGTACCATTATGTAGATAGCCCTATGAGAGATGGGGCAGTGCTAGGACTACTCCTAGGGAGCAAAGTCAGTCAAGTAGTCGAAGTTTCAGTGGACAAGCATTTTGGGGATAGTGATCATTACACTCTATATTGATTTTGAATGGGATAATGATAGTGCAGAAGTGCCTTAGTTGGGGGAGCCAATTTCAATATCATGAACCAGGATCTGGCAAACACAAAGTGACAGCAGGTACTTGCAGGTAAgcctacatttggaaagtgggtGCCTTTTAAAAGGTAGTATACTGAGAATttaggaccagcatgttcctgtatGTTtgaagggcaagagcagca
The genomic region above belongs to Stegostoma tigrinum isolate sSteTig4 chromosome 34, sSteTig4.hap1, whole genome shotgun sequence and contains:
- the LOC132206273 gene encoding uncharacterized protein LOC132206273, whose amino-acid sequence is MEVTDCGVYTCIVKNEVSTSSNSHVLTGDETLFILVAVLFISVVALASSLTSCIGEAIIIIAMKKLSGPNQQRELTAIFVAFQVVSINCLLIASVLAVFESGFSTWCRGIAGFGCLICITVIIYVSVLFLDLNTNRAPSFLTTNIHRLILFLCGILSVAISTVLLHQSKKIASLCQYPYKMFITRSLLAVLVYLLFASISVIYYITYCK